TTCGACGCCGAGCTCGAGGTCGGCGGGTTCGGTGCGTTCGGTGCCGACGTGGCTGCGGCCGCCGACGCTGGGGACGAAGATCATGGCGGTCGGCGCGACGTGCGCGATGCACATCGCGTCGTGCCCCGCACCGCTGGCGATGTCCATCGCGCGCGGGTCGAATGCCAAACAGCGGTCGCGCACGAGCTCGCGCAACGCGGGGTCCATCGGCACGGCCGCGCGCGCCTCGGTCAGCGCGACGTCGACGTGGACGCCGCGCGCGAACGCAACCCGGGTCGCCGCGGCGCGGAGTGCGTTTTCGATCGCCAGCACGCGCGTGTCGTCGACCGATCGTGCGTCGACGCGAAAGGTCACCCGGCCGGGCACGATGTTCGTCTGGTTGGGATCGACCTTCAGCCAGCCGACGGTCGCGACGGCATCGCCGACGCGTGATGCGGTCGCCTCGATCGCGAGGATCAGTTCGGCGGCGGCGCACAGCGCGTCCGCGCGGCCGGCCATCGGCACCGTTCCGGCATGGCCGGCTTCGCCGTTGACCGTGACCGTGAAGCGGCGCTGACCCGCGATGGCGGTCACCACGCCGAGCCGCGCGCGCGCGCGTTCGAGGACGGGGCCTTGCTCGATGTGCAGCTCGACGTACGCGCGCGGCGGCGGAAAGAGGTCGCGGATCGGCACGTCCGGCAGGCGCCCCGTCTCGCCGTGCAGCGCGTCGGTGAACGAGACGCCTTCGTCGTCGACCAGCGTCTCGAGCACGTCGTCGGACGTGACGCCGGCGAAGATGGAGCTGCCCAGGCATCCCAGCGGGAAGCGGCTCCCCTCTTCCCCGGCCCACGCGACCGCCTCGAGCGCGCGTTTCGGGCGTTCGCCGCGCGCCGCGACGCGCGCCAGCACTTCGAGCCCCGCGACGACGCCGTACGCGCCGTCGTAGGCGCCGCCGTCCTTGACGGTGTCCAAGTGCGATCCGGTCAGAATGGGAGGGCCGTCTTCGCGGCCGTCGAGCCGCGCGAACACGTTCCCGACCAGATCTTGTGAGACGTGTAGTCCCGCCGCGCGCGCCCACGCCGCGAAGTGCTCGCGCGCTGCGCGCTCGGGTGCGGTGAAGAGCGCGCGGTCGATGCCGTCCGCCGTCGCTCCCAGCCGCGCCAGCTCGGCGAGCCGCTCGAGCAGCATCATCGTTGCGCCCCGGTGACGGCGTCCAGCCGCGCCAGATAGCCGTCGCGCACCGCGCCGTCGATGAACGAGGCCTCGAAGCTGTTGCGCGCCAGCGTGACCAACTCCGAGGTGCCCAACCGCAGCGCGTCGGCGACGCCGGCGAGATTCTCGCCGACATAGCCGCCGAAGTAGGCCGGGTCGTCGGAGTTGACCGTCGCGCACAGGCCGGCCTCGAGCATGCGCGCCAACGGGTGATCGCGCAGCGTGTCGACGACCCGCAGCTTGACGTTCGAGAACGGGCAGACCGTGAGCGGGACGCGCTCGTCGCGCAAGCGCGCGACCAAGCGCGGGTCTTCGAGACTGCGCACGCCGTGGTCGATGCGCGAGACGTGCAGCACGTCGAGCGCCTCGGTGACGTACGCCGGCGGACCTTCCTCGCCGGCATGCGCGACCGTCTTCCAGCCCTCGGCCAGCGCGCGCGCGAACACGCGGGCGAACTTCCGCGGCGGGTTGCCGACTTCGGCCGAGTCCAAGCCGACCGCGACGATGCGCTCGCCGTACGGCAGCGCCTGGTCGAGCGTCGCCAGCGCCGACTCCTCGCTCTGGTCGCGCAGGAAGCACATGATCAGCTTGGTCGTGATCCCGTGGCGCGCCTCGCTCGTGCGCAGCGCCGCCCACAGACCGTCGATGACGGTCGCGAACGGGACGCCGCGCGCCGTGTGCGCCTGCGGGTCGAAGAAGATCTCGGCGTGGACGACGCCTTGCGCGGCCGCGCGCGCGAGATACGCGTCGGCCAGCTCCGCGAAGTCGCGTTCGGTACGCAGCACGGCCATCGCCGCGTAGTACAGGTCGAGGAACGACTGCAGGTCGGTGAACGCGTAGGCGCGGCGCAGCGCCTCGACCGACGGATACGGCAGCGGGACGCCGTTGCGCTCGGCCAGCGCGAAGATCAGCTCGGGCTCGAAGGTGCCCTCGATGTGCAGGTGCAGTTCCGCTTTCGGCAAGCGGAACGCGAGCGGCGCGTCGGTCGTCATGCGGGATGCGTGGCGATCCAGTGGCGCGCGATGTCGACGCGGCGCGTGATCCAGACCGCGTCGCCGAAACCCAGCACGTAGTCGAGAAACCGTTCCAGCGCCGCCGCGCGGCCGGGGCGCCCGACCAGCCGCGTGTGCAGCCCGACCGACATCATCTTCGGCTCGCTCGCACCTTCGCGGTAGAGCACGTCGAACGCGTCCTTGAGATAGTTGAAGAACCCGTCGCCGGCGGTGAATCCCGGCGGCACCGAATACTTCATGTCGTTGGCGTCGAGGGTGTAGGGGATCACCAAGTGCGGTTTCCCCTCGACCCGCACCCAGTACGGCAAGTCGTCGTTGTACGCGTCCGAGTCGTAGAGGAAGCCGCCTTCCTCGACCACCAGCCGGCGCGTGTTGATCGAGGGCGCGTAGCGGCAATACCACCCATAGGGTCGCTCGCCGATCGACTGCTCCAGCGAGGCGACGGCCCGCCGCATCTGCGCGCGCTCTTCCTCTTCGCTCATGTCCTGGAAGCCGATCCAGCGCCAACCGTGCGAGCACACCTCGTAGCCGGCGGCCGCGATCGCGCGCGCGGCGTCGGGGTTGCGCTCGAGCGCCAGCGCGGCGCCGAACACGGTGATCGGGATCGCGCGCTGGCCGAACATGCGCATCAGCCGCCAAAAGCCGGCCCGGCTGCCGTACTCGTAGACCGACTCGACGATCAGGTCGCGTTTGCCCGGGCCGACCGTCGCGCCGGGCACCTCGGTCAAGTACATCTCCGAGACCGGGTCGCCCTCGCCGATCGCGTACTCCGAGCCCTCCTCGTAGTTCATCACGATCTGCAGCGCGAGCCGCGCGCCGCCCGGCCAACGAGGATCGGGCGGTTGCGCGCCGTAGCCGACGAAGTCGCGCGGGTGGTCGTACCGGGCCATCCGGCTAGAAGTCCTCGCTCTTCCGGGAGAGTCCCTTCATGCTCGTAGTGCGTGTCTCGGCGCTGCTCTTCTCGCTCGCCCTTGTGGGCGGCATCGCCTCGGCGCAAACGGCGCCCGACGCGCAGAACATGACCCTGGTCGGCCACAACAACCTGGGCGGCGCCAGCGGCGGCGAAGGCTTCGCCATGCGCGTCGCGCCGCGCACGACGCGCTATTCGGTCGCCGGCCACCGCTATCTGTATGCGGCGAGCGAAGAGTTCGGCGACGAGGTGGCGTGCTTCAGCGTCGTCGACGTCGAGAACCCGGCCGAGCCGGTGGTGAAGGAACAGATTCCGATCTCGATCGGGGGCGCGAACGCCGGCGAGACGCCCAGCGGCAGCGCGGACGAACGCAAGCACGTCCACTGCAACTCGCTCGACCTCGCCGGCAACGTGCTGGCCGTCGCGCAGGAAGTGCAAAAGGGCGGCCAGCCCGGCGCAGGCATCCTGTTCTACGACGTCACCGATCCGGGCAATCCGCGCCTGCTCTCGTACTTCGACACCGCGGGCGGCGTCTCGCACGGGACGCACCACGTCTGGTTCGCCGACCCGACCACCCTGTGGGCCGCGGGCGGCGCCGGCACGACGCACGTGCCGTCCGACCCGAGCGATCCGTACGCCGGGCAGGCCTACGTACCCAAGCGCCCCGACAAGGACTACATGTTCGCGCAGGTCGTCGACGTGCGCGATCCGGCGCACCCGCGCGAGCGCACGCGCTGGTACTACCCCGGCGTCGCGAG
The window above is part of the Candidatus Sulfotelmatobacter sp. genome. Proteins encoded here:
- a CDS encoding M20 family metallo-hydrolase — its product is MLLERLAELARLGATADGIDRALFTAPERAAREHFAAWARAAGLHVSQDLVGNVFARLDGREDGPPILTGSHLDTVKDGGAYDGAYGVVAGLEVLARVAARGERPKRALEAVAWAGEEGSRFPLGCLGSSIFAGVTSDDVLETLVDDEGVSFTDALHGETGRLPDVPIRDLFPPPRAYVELHIEQGPVLERARARLGVVTAIAGQRRFTVTVNGEAGHAGTVPMAGRADALCAAAELILAIEATASRVGDAVATVGWLKVDPNQTNIVPGRVTFRVDARSVDDTRVLAIENALRAAATRVAFARGVHVDVALTEARAAVPMDPALRELVRDRCLAFDPRAMDIASGAGHDAMCIAHVAPTAMIFVPSVGGRSHVGTERTEPADLELGVEALEATLLAAADRY
- a CDS encoding adenosine deaminase, encoding MTTDAPLAFRLPKAELHLHIEGTFEPELIFALAERNGVPLPYPSVEALRRAYAFTDLQSFLDLYYAAMAVLRTERDFAELADAYLARAAAQGVVHAEIFFDPQAHTARGVPFATVIDGLWAALRTSEARHGITTKLIMCFLRDQSEESALATLDQALPYGERIVAVGLDSAEVGNPPRKFARVFARALAEGWKTVAHAGEEGPPAYVTEALDVLHVSRIDHGVRSLEDPRLVARLRDERVPLTVCPFSNVKLRVVDTLRDHPLARMLEAGLCATVNSDDPAYFGGYVGENLAGVADALRLGTSELVTLARNSFEASFIDGAVRDGYLARLDAVTGAQR
- the puuE gene encoding allantoinase PuuE produces the protein MARYDHPRDFVGYGAQPPDPRWPGGARLALQIVMNYEEGSEYAIGEGDPVSEMYLTEVPGATVGPGKRDLIVESVYEYGSRAGFWRLMRMFGQRAIPITVFGAALALERNPDAARAIAAAGYEVCSHGWRWIGFQDMSEEEERAQMRRAVASLEQSIGERPYGWYCRYAPSINTRRLVVEEGGFLYDSDAYNDDLPYWVRVEGKPHLVIPYTLDANDMKYSVPPGFTAGDGFFNYLKDAFDVLYREGASEPKMMSVGLHTRLVGRPGRAAALERFLDYVLGFGDAVWITRRVDIARHWIATHPA